Proteins from a genomic interval of Desulfovibrio piger:
- a CDS encoding YczE/YyaS/YitT family protein — MKVTVDKSVLCKRYAGFTVALLVCALGVALVTNACLGTSPITSLPYALSAIFPLSLGTVTFLSNICFLVVQKALLGRYFTVGHLMQIPAVFLFGLFIDGWMWATSYLVTDVYWQQMLMCLVGSMVLGLGVSLEIISNATVLPGEGMVVAIVFRTHKNFGNIKVLVDSSMVLAAVLLSLAVLHTIVGLREGTIISAVLVGMSVRFFSRWTRRLAPLFWEKEKLEKARRRRLVLQESYAA; from the coding sequence ATGAAAGTGACTGTTGACAAATCTGTGTTGTGCAAACGTTATGCGGGCTTCACCGTGGCACTGCTGGTCTGTGCCCTGGGGGTAGCGCTGGTGACCAATGCCTGTCTGGGCACCTCGCCCATCACCAGCCTGCCGTACGCCCTGAGCGCCATCTTCCCCCTGAGTCTGGGGACCGTGACTTTTCTGTCCAATATCTGTTTTCTCGTGGTACAAAAGGCCCTGCTGGGTCGTTACTTTACGGTGGGGCATCTGATGCAGATCCCCGCGGTCTTCCTGTTCGGCCTGTTCATCGACGGCTGGATGTGGGCCACCTCCTATCTGGTGACTGATGTCTACTGGCAGCAGATGCTCATGTGCCTGGTGGGCTCCATGGTCCTGGGCCTGGGCGTGAGCCTGGAGATCATCAGCAACGCCACCGTGCTGCCCGGTGAGGGCATGGTCGTGGCCATCGTCTTCCGCACGCACAAGAATTTCGGCAACATCAAGGTCCTGGTGGACTCCTCCATGGTGCTGGCCGCGGTGCTGCTCAGCCTGGCCGTCCTGCATACCATCGTGGGCCTGCGCGAGGGCACCATCATCTCGGCCGTGCTGGTGGGCATGAGCGTCCGCTTCTTCTCCCGCTGGACGCGTCGTCTGGCTCCGCTCTTCTGGGAAAAGGAAAAGTTGGAGAAAGCCCGCCGCCGTCGCCTGGTACTGCAGGAAAGCTATGCCGCCTAG
- the tnpA gene encoding IS200/IS605 family transposase, with the protein MGTKAHSLAHTKWLCKYHIVFTPKYRRKIIFAQLRESIKEILQCLCKYKGVEILEGHLMPDHVHMLVSIPPKISVANFMGYLKGKSSLMIFDKHANLKYKFGNRKFWAEGYYVSTVGLNEATIKKYIQDQERHDIMRDKLTSREYQDPFKG; encoded by the coding sequence ATGGGAACCAAGGCTCATAGCCTAGCGCATACGAAATGGTTGTGCAAGTATCATATCGTCTTTACTCCAAAATATAGAAGAAAAATAATCTTCGCACAGCTCCGTGAAAGTATAAAAGAAATTCTGCAATGCCTCTGCAAATATAAAGGGGTTGAGATTCTGGAAGGGCATCTGATGCCGGATCATGTCCACATGCTGGTGTCCATTCCTCCTAAAATCAGTGTGGCAAATTTCATGGGCTACCTGAAAGGGAAAAGTTCGTTGATGATATTCGATAAGCACGCAAACCTTAAATATAAGTTTGGCAACAGAAAATTTTGGGCCGAAGGATATTATGTCAGTACGGTGGGGCTTAATGAGGCAACGATCAAAAAATATATCCAGGATCAGGAACGTCACGACATTATGAGAGACAAGCTGACATCACGCGAATATCAAGACCCCTTTAAGGGGTAG